The following is a genomic window from Deltaproteobacteria bacterium.
CATCGGCGTCCACGCGGCGCTGCCGGCCGCTCTCGTCGATGAACGACACGCCGGTCACCCGCGAGCGGCTCGCGTTCACGCGGTAAACGAACGCGCGCGGCTCGAGGCGGGCACCGGCGAGCAGCGCATGGTGGAGGAACGACACGGCCGCGCCGCCGCGGGCGTTGATCGGGCAGCCGTAGCCGGAGCAGAAGCCGCAGGAGTTACAGCGTGGCCGGCCATCGTAAGCGGTCGAGTTGACCGCCATCGGGAAGGGATAGGCGGTGAAGCCGAGGCGGCGGGCGCCCTCGGCGAGGAGCGTTCCACCGTACATGGGCGGGTTGGGCGGCATCGGGAAGGGCTGGCTGCGCGGCGCCTGAGCGAGCGTCGCGGCCGGCATCTGCGCCACGTCGCCCTGCACGCCGAGGCGCTGCTCGACCTCGTCGTAGAAGGGCGCCAGCTCGTCGTAGGTGAGCGGCCAGTCGGCGACGTTGGCGTCGGGCACGGGCCCGTAGAGCGAGAGGCCCTTGAAGTCCTGGCGCCAGAAGCGCGGCGTCTTCGCGTCCCAATGCACGGTGCCGCCGCCCACCACCGTGGGCAGCGTGTTCACGTCGCCCACGAACGAGCGCGCCACGCCCTGCTCCGCCTCCGACTGGCTGCGCGCCGTGCGCGGCTCCAGGACGATGTCCTGGTTCTCGAAGAAGCGGCCGGCCTTCACCTCGTCGTTGCCGAAGAGCGAGCCGATCGGGCCCGTCGTGCCGAGGCCGGGCAGCAGGTTCCGCCCCTTCTCGAGGATCAGCACGCGGTACCCGGCGGTCGCGAGCGCCCAGGCGGCGACGCTGCCCCCTGCGCCCGAGCCCACGATGATGGCCGACCTGCCCATCAGCTCCTCGGGATGCCGCTCCGCCCGAGCCAGAACTGCGTCCGCGACGCGCGCCGGCCGCCGAGCGCGGGCAGGAAGCGCTGCAGGTCGTCGAGCAGCGCGCCCGTGATCGACCCCGTGTCGGGCCCCGGCGTGCTCACCTCGGCGTCGGTGGAGCCGCGCGGCTGCAGGTCACCCGGCCAGCGCGAATAGCCCCAGCCGACGAGGTCGCGGTTGGCGCCGTACTCGGGCGGCCCGTACATCGCCTCGAGCGTGTTGGCGAGCGCCGCGCCGACGAAGGTCTGGAGGTCGCCGTCGGTCTGATCGGAGAGCAGGAGGT
Proteins encoded in this region:
- a CDS encoding GMC family oxidoreductase, yielding MGRSAIIVGSGAGGSVAAWALATAGYRVLILEKGRNLLPGLGTTGPIGSLFGNDEVKAGRFFENQDIVLEPRTARSQSEAEQGVARSFVGDVNTLPTVVGGGTVHWDAKTPRFWRQDFKGLSLYGPVPDANVADWPLTYDELAPFYDEVEQRLGVQGDVAQMPAATLAQAPRSQPFPMPPNPPMYGGTLLAEGARRLGFTAYPFPMAVNSTAYDGRPRCNSCGFCSGYGCPINARGGAAVSFLHHALLAGARLEPRAFVYRVNASRSRVTGVSFIDESGRQRRVDADVVILGASAIETARLLLLSGLGNGSGQLGRNLMFHFFSLAGGVFNEDVHAWRGPSTTFTIDDFVGPVQGAAAAAAGLPYLKGGICEVGGTLLLLGEAQTYAAIPNSWGKQHKDLMRSGLIRRHVAGLSMVGEDMP